AAACGTCTGCCAAAGCGGGCTTTCGCCGCAGCCATCGGACTGCGTGGGGTAGAGGTGCCAAGAGGCGATATCGACGACATCGCGCGCCAGGGCGAGTGTACGCGCCGAGAAGCGGAACACATCGCCGACGAAGTAGACCGGGTAGTAGTACGAGCCGAGCGCGAGAAGCCGGCCGCCCGGATCTTCCTCGTCGATCAGATCCCGCAACACGCGAAGGTCGTCCGCGTATTGGTCCGGCCCGAAGCCGCCCGGCATCTTGAAGTTGAAGAAGAAGCCGTTGACCTCGTTGCCCGCCTCCCAGATGTCGAAGCGGTCTCCGTTGTCGAGCCCGCGCGCGAAGCGGATGAGGCGGCGCGCGTCGGCGTCGGTCCAAGCGCCGGTGTCGGCGTCGCGCGGGCCGGGGCCGAAGTTCAGGCAGAACGAAACGCGCGCGTCGGTCGCCTCGGCGAAATCGGCGATCTCGCGGATATCGTCGCGCGTCCAGTAGCCCGGCTGAAACGTCTCGGCGTCGCGATAGGAGATCTGGTAGCTCTCCGGCAGGTCGCAGTCGCCTTCGCCCTCGCAGAAATACGTGCCGTCAGCGACGGTGCCGCCGATGCGCAGGATGCCCGGCATGAGCTGGCGCACGAGCGCCCGCAGGCGCGGGTTCGACAGATCCGGACGGCGGATGCCCTCGTAAAAACCCGGGTCGTCCGGCTCGGTGCGCGAATTGACGAACTCCGCCGTGTCGATCGTCACGCCGAGGTACGGATCGTGCAGCGTGCCGTCGGCGTTACCGGCCTCGACGACGATCGAGATCGGTTCCTCGCGCGGCGCGAATTCGGTCGGGATGATGTTGTCGGGCGGGTCCTCGATTTCGGTGCACGCGCCGAAAAGCGCAAGCGCCATCGCGGCAAACGCGACCGCGACCAGGGCCGCGCGAGAAGACGTCGGGGATCGAAGCATCGCTCGTATCTCACACGATTCGCGGGACGAGGCAAGGCGCGCGCGTCCGTAACGTCGAACGCATTGGTTTGCCGCCCCGTGTTTTGGTAGATTCGGCGCTTGTTTCGATTCGACGGCAGGCGGCGCGATTCGCGTTTCCGCCGTCACGAGGTGCGCATGAAACCGAATCTTCGCGCGGTCGTTGTCGCGGCCGCCGTTGTCCTTCTCGCCGCCGGCGCGGCCAACGCCGCGGGCATCACCGTGCACAACGAGGTGGCGCAGCGCGCGGTGCTGGATTTCGCGTCGCCGGCGCATCCGGATTACGAGCAATTCGTCCTCGATCACCAGGATGCGCTGCAACCCGGTTCGGTGTTCCCCGATTGGGGATTCGTCGGCCAGGCGTTTCACGACGAGGCGGAATACGCGCACTGGGACCCGTGGCGCATCGCGGTCGTCGAGTACATCCGCGAGGCCTATCCCAAGCCGTGGGACACCGCGACCGAAAAGCTCATCGCGTTCGTTTTCGGCTTCGCGTGCCACGGCATCGCCGACATCAACTGGCACGGCCTGCCGATCGCCGAGGCGCTCATCGACGTGATGAGCGCAATGGAGTTCGACAACGACTGGCAGGCCGCGCACACCGCCGCGGACACCGGCGGCGACCTCGTTTACTCCTTTGATCAGGGCGTCGATTGGCTTTCGCCGTGGTACATCCCGTCGCAGGATATGGAGGCCGTGTATCACGAGCTCGGTTACGACACCGTCACGGCGGCGGACATCGAAAACCAGATGCGCGTACAATACATCGGCGCGCTCGCCGAGAAGATCGGCGGGTTCCTGCTCTATTTCCTCTACGCGAACGACTCGCCGTTTCTCGTCGAACACATGCACGATTACTTCGTCGGCGGCATCGACGACATGGCCGCGTGGACGACGTGGTACTGGACGCAGACGATCGACTGGCTCGAAAACGGCCCGCCGCCTGCCGGCCCGCTCGCCCCGCCTCCGGGTGTGAATCTTTCCGTCATGCACGATTACATCGAGGAGTTGCATTTCAACGCCGTCGCGAACCTCGCGCACCTTGGCATCACGATCACCGAGACGCGCACCGAGCGCGGCGTGTACTTCGAGGCCACGGACGCGGTCGCCGTCGAAGGCGCGCGCGACGCATTACGACCCATCGCCAAAACCGCCGCCGCGGACGGCCTCGCCATCCCCGCGCACGCGGATCGCATCTCCACCTGGGTCACGGGTGGCGCGAACGACTACGTCGGCACGGACCTCGCCGCCGGCGACTACAATGACGACGGCGCGCCCGACCTTGCCATCGGCGCGCCCGGAACGGGCGAGCCCGGCGAAGGACAGACCGGCGCCGTCTACATCGTGTACGGCGGCGCCTTCGCCGAGGGCGATGTCGATTTCAACCTCCTCGCCGACGCGGACGTGATCCTTACGGGCGACGCGGAATACGGCCGCTTCGGCTGGCAGGTGGAGACGATCGACCTGAACGCGGACGGCCGCGACGACCTGGCCGTCTCCTCGCCCACCGTCGGCACCGCGCTCGGCGATCCGGGCTACCACGGTAAGGTCGAAATCTTCCTCGGCCAGCCCGGCGGCGGAATTTCGGCGACGCCGGATGTCGTCATCGCGTCGGACGCGCCGTACGAAAATCTCGGCCACACGCTCGCGGGCGGCGATCTCGACGGCGACGGATACGCCGACCTCGTGGTCGCGACGCCGTATCACCGCGGCGCGGGCCGGCAGCGCGGGCGCGTCGCCGTCTTTTTATCCACGACCGGCCTTCCGCCGGCGAGCGCCGATGTCGATGACGCGGACTGGGTCGCGTCCGACTCCGTCAACTACGGATGGTTCGGATACGCCGTCGCGGTCGTCGAATTTGAGTTCGGGCAGAAATATCTCGTCGTCGGGCAGCCCGGCCGCCCGGGCGCGGGCGGCGAGCCGATCGCGGGACGCGTGTACGGCTATTCATTCTTCGAGACGGATCGCGACACGACGCCGGAGTTTGTCGTCAACGGCACGGCGCCCTACGGAAAGCTCGGCGCGGCGCTCGCGGGCGGCGATCCCGGCGGCACGGGCACGCCGCAGCTTCTCGTCGCATCCGCCACGCGCGAGATCGACGGCATGGTGCAGGCGGGCGAGGTGCGTTCGGTGGTGCTCGGCGCGATCATTGGCGAGCACGACCTAAACGACGTGACCGAAAAGTTCCTCGTCGAGGGCGACACCACCTACGGCCGCCTAGGCTGGAAAATCGCCATCGCCGACTCGGACGGCGACGGCAAACAAGACCTGTGGCTGACGCGGCCGTTCCGCGAATCGCACCCGTCGACCGATCCCGCGCGCGCGGGCGCCGCGTTCCTGTGGCGCGCGTCGCATTTCCCGGCGACGGCCGCGTTCGACCTCACCACGACGCCCTTCTGGCGTTTTGCAGAAACGGACGAGCAGTCGCTGTTTGGCGCGTCGATCGCGATCGCGGATTTCGACGGCGACGGCGTGAATGACGTGGCCTTCGGCGCGCCGCGCGCTTCGGACGCGGGCCGCCTGTCGGGCAAGGTCGTCATCGCCGCGTGGCCGACGCCGCGCCTGGTATCCGTGACGCCCGATGTCGCGTATCGGGGCGAAACGACGACGCTCGTCGTTGCCGGCAAGCGCCTGTTCGAGGACGCGGCGCCGCTTGTCGAAATCGGCTTCGGCTTCGACGACACATCGGTATCGCCCACGGATCTCACGTTCGTCTCGCCGGATGAGCTGCGTATCGACGTCACCTACGCGACGGACGCCGACACCGGCGTGCGTCATCTGCGCGTCACGACGGCATACGGCAAGGACGAGATGTTCAGCGCGTTCACGGTCGGCGACGAACCGCCCCCGGACGACGATGACGATACCGCGGACGACGACGCGGCAGACGATGATACCGACGACGACACGGGCGACGACGACGATTCTGGCGGCGACGACGACGATGCCGATGACGACGATGTTGGCGACGACGACGACGACGCGGCGGATGACGATGATGACGACGATGATGATGATGATGACGACGACGACGGCGGCGGGTGCGGGTGCTGACAGGCGGGGAACGCCGAATGCCTGTTTAGACGCGGCGAAATACGATGGGATACGACTGTGAAACCGGGAAGCCAGGAACGTCGCGCGCTTATCGACGGCGAAAAAACCGCAGCGTGAAATCCCGGCCCGCCTTCCGCGTTTTGATCGGCGATTGCTCTTTTACCGTTAAATTCGTTACGCTTGCCCTTTGATGGTGGATTGATTGCCTTTGGTTCGGGAGGTGGCGTGATGCGAAACCTATGGCGGGTCGGTTCGCTGTGTTTTCTATTGACCTTCGTATGCGCCGGTTGCAGTTGCGGCGACGATGACGACGATTCGGGCGGCGGCGACGCGGCGAATGACGATTCCGATGACGACGTGACGGACGATGACACGTCGGGCGACGATGACGCCGGCGACGATGACACGGGCGACGACGACACCGGGGACGACGACGATCTCGGTCCCGAGACCGGCTGTATCGTGCCTGCGGACTACGACGGCGACGGCGACGAGGAACTCGCCATGGCCGTCATGAACGGGGACGAGGACCGATTCGTTCTGAACCTCGTCGAGCCGGGAACGCTGGCGCCCACGCCGGTGCTTACTCTGGAGAACGTCGCAATCGGCGAGGGCGGCACGCGCTTTGCGGTCGCGGATTTCAATCAGGACGGCATCTGGGACGTGCTGATCGCCGCTTTCGACGCCGGCACGCTGGAAACGACGTTTCTCGTATACGCCGGCGGCGATTTCGAGACGCCGTATTACGAATCCGATCCCGTCGCCGCGAATCTGTACGCGTTCGCCATCCTCGACGAACGCAACGACGGCTTCGCCGACTTCGTCACCTACTGTTCGGATTGCGGCGGAGACAACGGCTACCTGATCTTCCACAACGAGGCCGGCGAAATCACGCCCGGCGATCTGATCGCCGACGAGGGAGTCGGGTATACGAATTGGCTGCCCGACTTTGTGCCGGGACGCCTGTTCCCCACCGGGTCGAATGTGACCGGCGAGTCCGGCGCCGTGCATTTCGCAACCTATCGCGAGTGGGACGACGCCGGGACCGAATATGCTCAATTTTACGCGTACGACAGCCTGACCGGCGATCCGGTCGTTTCGACCGATCCGATCGAGGCGCAGGACGGCAATGGCTGGTCGAGCGCGCTCGCCGGCGACCTCGACGGCGACGGGATGACGGAATTCATCCACGCCCTCACGTGGGCCGATGACGCCATTCCCTCGCGCGAGGCGACGCACACGATTTACGGCTATGAAGGCGGGGTCTTCGTCAAGGAATACGCTCCGACACCCGAGAGCAACTCGTACGCGTACATACTCTGGGGTGCGGTCGACGTCGACCTCGACGGCGTGCTCGATCCGTTCCTGAACATCAGCGAGTCGGGCGGCACTGAAAGCTGGCTCGTGCTGGACGGTCCCGGCAGCTACTCGGAGCGCTTCACGTTCACGACGCCGCCGGGCTACGCCACCGAGTTCGCCTTCGGCCGCCGGCGGGGAGGCACGCAGGTCGGCTATATCCCCGCGGGCGGGCTCGATCCCTCGATCGCCGTCATTACGGAACACTCGGACGGCGGGGCGCGGACGGGGCAGCTTTCGCTTCTGTCGATGTTGGACGGGTCGGAAACCACGGCGCTCGCGACGATTCCGCTTGGAGAAGGCGGGCGTTCGAACGCGGGCGCGGCGGACCTGGGCGGCGACGGGATCGTGGACGTCTTCGTCCTCGCCGAAGAATCCGTGTGGGACGGCGCCGAATGGGTCTATGAATGGCGTATTTATCTCTACAACGGCGAATCCATGGACGAAGTGTACGATGCGGACATTCCCACCGCGTTCGACTATACGCCGTGGATGACGATGGAATACGATTTCACAGGCGATCACGCGCCCGATCCGGCCATCGTTGGAGACGTGAGCGGCCAGACGCGCTGGCTGATTTATCCTTGCGATTCGACGGGCTGCGAATCGCCGCTCCACATCGACGGGGAAAGCGCGAACACGTACCTTGAGTTCGGCGGGCCGTACCTGTGATGCCGCCGCTTTGGACTTTTCCGGCTGGTCGGTGTAAGATTTTCCCCGCATTTGTCGCGATTTTTCGACCCTGACCGTTTGAGCCGATTCGATTCGCGCGCCGCTTGAGGGTGCGGCGGGAACGAGTCCAATTTCCTAAGGAGTGGGACATGCGCGCGTTTTCCCGGACGCTCATCGCGTTCGTGTGCGTCGCCCTTCTACCGGCCGCCGCGCTCGCGGGGGCCTGGATCGATCCGAATCTCACCGACGAGATGTCGCTGGCCGGGGCCGCCGGCGTGGTGGACGCCATCCTCGTGCTTGACGATCAAGTCGATCTGGACGCCGTGATCGCCGAGGTGAAGGCCGAAGGCGGCGACCTGGCCCGCCGGCATTACGAGGTCATCACGCGCCTTCAGGAAAAGGCGGCGGAGACGCAGGACGATCTGCGCTCCGCGCTCGAGATCGGCGCAATGACCGGCGCGATCACGCGCATCAAGCCGTTCTGGATCACGAATGCCATCGCGGTTACGGCGATGCCGGGGGCGCTCGACGAATTGGCCAGGCGCGGCGACATCCGCTCGATCTATCTCGACTATCCGATCCAGCTCGTGGAGCCGGTGGAGGTCACCAAGGACGACGCACCGCCGCTTGTCGCCGCCATCGAAAACGGCGTCGTCCAGACCGGCGCGCCGACCCTGTGGGCCCTTGGCATCGACGGCACCGGGACGCTCGCCTGCGATCAGGACACCGGCGCCGACGGCAACCACCCCGCGTTCGCGGCGCGCTGGCGCGGCCTTGACCCCGGCGTGCAGCCATCGCACGCATGGTTCGATCCGCTGCACAATCAAACCTTTCCGACCGACTCCAGCACGCACGGAACGCACACGCTCGGCACGATCCTCGGCAAGACCGGCGCCAACGAAATCGGAGTCGCGCCGGGCGCGAAGTGGATCGGCGCCAAGACGATCGACACCGGCGGCGACATCTTCTCCGACGCGGTCGGCGGATTTCAGTGGGCGGCGGACCCGGACGGCAACCCCGCGACGATGGACGACGTCCCCGCGGTAAGCAGCAACTCCTGGGGCCTCGCGCCCTGGTATTACGGGCCGTGCCGCACGGACTTCAACGCCTCGATCACGGCGGCCGAGGCCGCGGGCGTGGCGGTGATCTTCGCGGCGGGCAACGAGGGAAGCGGCGCGAAAACCCTGCGTTCGCCGGCAAGCTCGCAACTGTCGTCGCTTTCGGTTTTCGCGGTCGGCGCGCTGAATCAGGACGCCACCACGATCGCCGGCTTCTCGAGCCGCGGGCCGTCGGATTGCGACAACGTGTCGATCAAGCCGGAGGTTTCGGCGATCGGCGTTGACGTGCGTTCGTCGTATCCGAACAACAGCTACGCGACGATCAGCGGCACCTCCATGGCGACGCCGCACGTCGCGGGCACGGTGCTGCTTCTCAAGCAGGCGTTCCCCGACGCGCCGCCCGAGGCGTTCAAGGAAGCGCTGTACATGACGGCCGTCGATCTCGGCACGGCCGGCGAGGACAACACCTACGGCCGCGGCCGCGTCGATGTCGTTGCGGCGTATCAGTACATGCTGCCGATCTGGGGCATCAATTCCGACGGCACGATCTCCATCGATGATATCTTCACCTGCTCGGACACGATCGACATCGCCGTGCGCGACAGCGATCTGGCCGCGCCGACGATCCAGGTGAAGGTCGTGAGCACGACGGAGCCGGCGGGCGAGTTCGTCACGCTGTCGGCGACGTTGAACGACGGCGAATACGAGGGCTCGATCAACACCACAAGCGGCGCGCCGGCGGCCAACGGCGTGCTCTCCGTGTCCGACGGCGACGTCATCGGCGCGGCCTATCTCGACGCGGACGACGGCGACGGCGGCACGAACGTGGTCAAGACCGATACGGCGCTCGCGGATTGCGCGCCGCCCGTCTTCGCGGGCCTGACGACGGCGATCCCGGCGATCGACGGCTCGATCCGCCTGAACTGGAGCGCGGGCACCGACGCGAACGGCGTCACGTACAACATCTACCGCGCGCTCTCCTCGAACGGGCAGAACTTCAATTCGCCGCTCGCGACAACGGCGAACACAACGTACGTCGACGCGGCGGTGACGCCGGACGTGACGTATTTCTACGTTGTGCGCGCCGAGGACAGCCTCGGCCAGGAGGACGCCAACACCGTGGAGCGATCGGCCGCGTACGTTTCGCCGACGGCGTTGTGGGCCGAGACGTGGGACTCGAACGCGACCGTCTGGGACCACCCGTGGGACATCACGGACGGCGGAACGGGCCCGGGCACGTGGACCGATCAAAACCCCGGCGGGCGCAATATCCCCGGGAGCCTCGGCGTCGTCATGATCGTGGACTCGGATTATTACGACACCTCGAACCTGGACGAAACGCTGACGAGTGAGATCATCGACGTGGAAGGCAACGAGGGCATCTACTTCACGTTCGTGCACGACTTCAATTCGTATTCGACGGAGGTCGGCGACGTGGACGTTCGCCTGGACGGCGGCACGTGGGAGAACGTCGCGCGCTTCTCGGGCGGGGACGTGACGGAAATCGCGACCGTCGACCTGTCGTCCGAGACGTTTGAGACGATGCAGATCCGCTTCCATTACTACAACGCGTATTACGAGTGGTGGTGGGGGGTGGACAACATCCGCGTCTTTGGCTGGCCGATCCCGACCACGACAACCACGACCACGACGACAACAACCACGACGACAACAACTACGACAACGACAACGACAACGACAACGACCACCACCACCACCACAACGACGACCACGCCGGCGACAACCACGACCGCGCCGGGCACGACGACGACAACGATCCCCGGTGACGACGACGACGCGACGGATGACGACACCGCGGACGACGATACGGGCGACGACGACACGGGCGACGACGATACGGGCGACGACGATGACGCGGACGATGACACCGGCGACGACGACATGTCCGACGATGACGCCGATGATGACGATGCGGACGATGACGACGCGGACGATGACACCGGCGATGACGACGACACCTCGGACGACGACGTGTCGGATGACGACGATGACGACGATGACGGAGGTTGCGGCGGCGGATGCGGAAATTGAAGATTGAAGAATGAAGATTGAAGATTGGCGCGGCCGGCTCGAAGGGGCCGGCCGCGCTTGCGATGACCTTTCAGACTCTCAGACTTCCAGCCTTCCGGACTATTTTTCCCTCATGAACAACATCATTCGCGAACTCAATGGCAAAACCCCCGACCTCGCCCCTGACGTTTTCGTCGCGCCGGGCGCGGTCGTCATCGGCGACGTGACGATCGGTGCGGGATCGAGCGTGTGGTACGGCTCGGTCCTGCGCGGCGACGTGGGGCACGTCCGCATCGGCAAACGCACCAACATCCAGGACCTGTGCATGCTGCACATGTCAACGGGCAAATCGAACTGCGTCGTCGGCGACGACGTCACGGTGGGGCATCGCGTGATCCTGCACGGGTGCGCCATCGAGGATCGCGCGCTCATCGGCATGGGCGCGATCATCCTCGACAACGCGGTCATCGGCGCGGGCTCGATCGTCGCGGCGGGCGCGGTGGTCCTGGAAAACACGATCGTCCCGCCGGGTTCGCTTGTCGTCGGCATCCCCGCGAAGGTCCGCGACACGAAGGACGGCGACCGCCACCCCGCGCAAGAGACGGCGGAGAATTATCGGAGACACGCGGCGGAGCATGGGGAGTTGTATCGCAAGTAGGCCCGAAGGTCACCGCGTATATCGCGCTCATCAACTGTCCACAATGTCCATTCCGTCCATTGTGTCCATCGAAATTCTTGGCACGGGCACGGGCACGGGCACGGGAACAGTCTTTTAGTTCTCGTTTGCGATGAACCTCTTCGTCACCGTGATGACGTTGCCCGCCTCGTTGTAGGCGATTTCGTCGAAGTAGAACTTCGTCATGAGGATGCCGCGCCCGTGCGTCTCCAGGGCGGCGACCGGGTCGATGTCCGCGACCCACTTGCGCCAGTCGAATCCCGGCCCCTCGTCGGCGATGCGGAACGCGCACGCGTCGTCCGTGAACGTCAGGTCGATATCCACGATGCGGTCGCGGAATTCCGGATCGTCGCGGCGGTCCTGGTGGAGCATCGCGAGCATGTCTTCCTCCATCGCGCGCGTTTTCTCGTCGTAGGAGATTTCAAGGCTTCCGTGCTCGACGCCGTTTTGCACGGTTTCGAACAGGCCGACCCTTATCGAGTCGATCTCTTCCGGCGGGAACAGCGGCGCGACCGCGTCGACGAGAAGCGCGCCCGCCATCGTCACCGCGCGCGGATCGGCGACAAGCCACAGGCGAAGGTCGAGTTCGTGGAGCGCGGCGGCGGCGCGGCGTCGCGCGCCGGCGTCTTCCAGGAACGGGAGCGCGCGGCCGGCGGCATCTCCCGGATCCGGCGCGGGTTCGGCGGGTTTTTCGTCATGGAACGCGCCCGCGACGGCCAGGCGCAACTCGCGATCGCCGTCGAGCACGCGGATCAGAAGCAGCGTCTCGGGCGCCTGCTCGCGGCAGCGCTTCAGGCGCTCCGCGGCCGGCATCGAGTTCCAGTCGAGGCCGTCGGGCCATTCGAGGTGGCGAAGCGGCTCGGGAATCGCGGTTTCGCCGCGGGCGCCGCCCGGCATCGCGCCGGCGCCGGAGAGAGCCGCGCGGACGATGGCGGATAGGTGCGCCGCCGCGCCGCCTCCATCCACCAGAATGACGTTCGACATTTCGGTGTAACGCCCTTCTCGTTACGCCGAACAACACCGCGGTGTTATTTCAACGTTTGCGAAGGCTGTTATTTGTCACGACGACGCCCGCCGCGCGGCGCCGGAAACCCGTGTTTTTCTCGTCGTCGCGAAAATTTAGCACAGGACGGCTTGCGAAACAAAAGAAATTGGAGAAGCGATTACGCGGCCCTCGAGCGCGCGGCCAGATCCTCGACGGCGCGGCGCTCGGCGTCGAAATCCGACGCGCGGGCGCCCGCGCGA
Above is a genomic segment from bacterium containing:
- a CDS encoding zinc dependent phospholipase C family protein; the protein is MKPNLRAVVVAAAVVLLAAGAANAAGITVHNEVAQRAVLDFASPAHPDYEQFVLDHQDALQPGSVFPDWGFVGQAFHDEAEYAHWDPWRIAVVEYIREAYPKPWDTATEKLIAFVFGFACHGIADINWHGLPIAEALIDVMSAMEFDNDWQAAHTAADTGGDLVYSFDQGVDWLSPWYIPSQDMEAVYHELGYDTVTAADIENQMRVQYIGALAEKIGGFLLYFLYANDSPFLVEHMHDYFVGGIDDMAAWTTWYWTQTIDWLENGPPPAGPLAPPPGVNLSVMHDYIEELHFNAVANLAHLGITITETRTERGVYFEATDAVAVEGARDALRPIAKTAAADGLAIPAHADRISTWVTGGANDYVGTDLAAGDYNDDGAPDLAIGAPGTGEPGEGQTGAVYIVYGGAFAEGDVDFNLLADADVILTGDAEYGRFGWQVETIDLNADGRDDLAVSSPTVGTALGDPGYHGKVEIFLGQPGGGISATPDVVIASDAPYENLGHTLAGGDLDGDGYADLVVATPYHRGAGRQRGRVAVFLSTTGLPPASADVDDADWVASDSVNYGWFGYAVAVVEFEFGQKYLVVGQPGRPGAGGEPIAGRVYGYSFFETDRDTTPEFVVNGTAPYGKLGAALAGGDPGGTGTPQLLVASATREIDGMVQAGEVRSVVLGAIIGEHDLNDVTEKFLVEGDTTYGRLGWKIAIADSDGDGKQDLWLTRPFRESHPSTDPARAGAAFLWRASHFPATAAFDLTTTPFWRFAETDEQSLFGASIAIADFDGDGVNDVAFGAPRASDAGRLSGKVVIAAWPTPRLVSVTPDVAYRGETTTLVVAGKRLFEDAAPLVEIGFGFDDTSVSPTDLTFVSPDELRIDVTYATDADTGVRHLRVTTAYGKDEMFSAFTVGDEPPPDDDDDTADDDAADDDTDDDTGDDDDSGGDDDDADDDDVGDDDDDAADDDDDDDDDDDDDDDGGGCGC
- a CDS encoding VCBS repeat-containing protein, translated to MRNLWRVGSLCFLLTFVCAGCSCGDDDDDSGGGDAANDDSDDDVTDDDTSGDDDAGDDDTGDDDTGDDDDLGPETGCIVPADYDGDGDEELAMAVMNGDEDRFVLNLVEPGTLAPTPVLTLENVAIGEGGTRFAVADFNQDGIWDVLIAAFDAGTLETTFLVYAGGDFETPYYESDPVAANLYAFAILDERNDGFADFVTYCSDCGGDNGYLIFHNEAGEITPGDLIADEGVGYTNWLPDFVPGRLFPTGSNVTGESGAVHFATYREWDDAGTEYAQFYAYDSLTGDPVVSTDPIEAQDGNGWSSALAGDLDGDGMTEFIHALTWADDAIPSREATHTIYGYEGGVFVKEYAPTPESNSYAYILWGAVDVDLDGVLDPFLNISESGGTESWLVLDGPGSYSERFTFTTPPGYATEFAFGRRRGGTQVGYIPAGGLDPSIAVITEHSDGGARTGQLSLLSMLDGSETTALATIPLGEGGRSNAGAADLGGDGIVDVFVLAEESVWDGAEWVYEWRIYLYNGESMDEVYDADIPTAFDYTPWMTMEYDFTGDHAPDPAIVGDVSGQTRWLIYPCDSTGCESPLHIDGESANTYLEFGGPYL
- a CDS encoding S8 family serine peptidase; translated protein: MRAFSRTLIAFVCVALLPAAALAGAWIDPNLTDEMSLAGAAGVVDAILVLDDQVDLDAVIAEVKAEGGDLARRHYEVITRLQEKAAETQDDLRSALEIGAMTGAITRIKPFWITNAIAVTAMPGALDELARRGDIRSIYLDYPIQLVEPVEVTKDDAPPLVAAIENGVVQTGAPTLWALGIDGTGTLACDQDTGADGNHPAFAARWRGLDPGVQPSHAWFDPLHNQTFPTDSSTHGTHTLGTILGKTGANEIGVAPGAKWIGAKTIDTGGDIFSDAVGGFQWAADPDGNPATMDDVPAVSSNSWGLAPWYYGPCRTDFNASITAAEAAGVAVIFAAGNEGSGAKTLRSPASSQLSSLSVFAVGALNQDATTIAGFSSRGPSDCDNVSIKPEVSAIGVDVRSSYPNNSYATISGTSMATPHVAGTVLLLKQAFPDAPPEAFKEALYMTAVDLGTAGEDNTYGRGRVDVVAAYQYMLPIWGINSDGTISIDDIFTCSDTIDIAVRDSDLAAPTIQVKVVSTTEPAGEFVTLSATLNDGEYEGSINTTSGAPAANGVLSVSDGDVIGAAYLDADDGDGGTNVVKTDTALADCAPPVFAGLTTAIPAIDGSIRLNWSAGTDANGVTYNIYRALSSNGQNFNSPLATTANTTYVDAAVTPDVTYFYVVRAEDSLGQEDANTVERSAAYVSPTALWAETWDSNATVWDHPWDITDGGTGPGTWTDQNPGGRNIPGSLGVVMIVDSDYYDTSNLDETLTSEIIDVEGNEGIYFTFVHDFNSYSTEVGDVDVRLDGGTWENVARFSGGDVTEIATVDLSSETFETMQIRFHYYNAYYEWWWGVDNIRVFGWPIPTTTTTTTTTTTTTTTTTTTTTTTTTTTTTTTTTTTPATTTTAPGTTTTTIPGDDDDATDDDTADDDTGDDDTGDDDTGDDDDADDDTGDDDMSDDDADDDDADDDDADDDTGDDDDTSDDDVSDDDDDDDDGGCGGGCGN
- a CDS encoding gamma carbonic anhydrase family protein gives rise to the protein MNNIIRELNGKTPDLAPDVFVAPGAVVIGDVTIGAGSSVWYGSVLRGDVGHVRIGKRTNIQDLCMLHMSTGKSNCVVGDDVTVGHRVILHGCAIEDRALIGMGAIILDNAVIGAGSIVAAGAVVLENTIVPPGSLVVGIPAKVRDTKDGDRHPAQETAENYRRHAAEHGELYRK
- a CDS encoding ATP-binding protein, which produces MSNVILVDGGGAAAHLSAIVRAALSGAGAMPGGARGETAIPEPLRHLEWPDGLDWNSMPAAERLKRCREQAPETLLLIRVLDGDRELRLAVAGAFHDEKPAEPAPDPGDAAGRALPFLEDAGARRRAAAALHELDLRLWLVADPRAVTMAGALLVDAVAPLFPPEEIDSIRVGLFETVQNGVEHGSLEISYDEKTRAMEEDMLAMLHQDRRDDPEFRDRIVDIDLTFTDDACAFRIADEGPGFDWRKWVADIDPVAALETHGRGILMTKFYFDEIAYNEAGNVITVTKRFIANEN